From Deltaproteobacteria bacterium:
CGCGCCGGGTGGCGGCGGGCAGCGCCAGAGCACGCGGGGAGTAGAACTCCAGCACCGGGTGCTCGAGCGAGTTCACGGTATCCTCTTTCGCGAGCCACCCGTTTGCCGATTCGTTGTCGGCGACCAGCAGGCTCGAGATCTCCTCCGCGTCACGCCACCCGTAGCGACGCAGGTCAGCGACGGCCGGAGCGTCCAGCTCGCGCTGCAGCTCGGCGACCTCGAGCGCCAACGGCTCCTCCATTCCCACCAGGAAGTACGAGTCGTGTGCGACGAAGAGGTACGCGCAGGGAAAGACGCCCATGAAGGTCCGCACGATGGTGCGCAGGTCCTCGGCGACTTCCTCGAGCGGCATCCACTGGATCATCAGGCCGGCAGGAAGGAGGTGGCGTCGCGCGCTCTGGTAGTAGTCCCTCGCGTAGAAGAGCGCGTTCCCCGCCTGACCGAGCCGCGACTTGCCGTCCGAGATGATCGCGTCGTAGCGCCGCGGGGTGCGCTTGAGGAAATTGATCCCGTCATCCTCGATCACGCGTACCTTCGGATTGTGCAGGACGTCACCGTTGTACGGGGCGAACTGCTTCGCGCCCTCGATGACAGAGGATGAGAGCTCGACGGAGTCGATCTCCTCCACGCCCGGATGGCGCGTCACCTCTCCGGTCACGATGCCCGTTCCCAGCCCGATGGTGAGCACCCGGGTGGGCGGCCGCCCTGGGCGCAGCAGGAAAGGCAAGTGCGCCAGCACCTGCTGTTTATTGTCGATTCCCGCGCCGCTCTGCCCGATGCGCACGCCGTCCACCAGCATGACCAACTGGCGCGCGTCGGCGGCGCGCTGGATCACCTTCACGGTGGAGACCAGGCCCTCCTCGTAGAAGCGGACGGGATCGGCCGGGCCCTCTTCGATGCTGACAAACGGCCTCGGATGCCAGGAGACGAGCAGGCCCGCCCAGAGCAGCGCGGCGGCGAGCGCGGGCGCCGTGCGCAACCCGACAAGCTGCTTCCCGCGCGACGGAAAGAAAGCCCATGCCGCCGCCAAAACCGAAGCGGTGCTCGTCAGCACGATGCCGCGTTGCATGCCCGCAAGCGGGAGCAGCACGAAAGCCGCCAGTATCGCCCCCGCGATGTTGCCGAGTGTGAGCGCCCCGTAGAGCTCGCCGAGGTCGCCACCCGCCGAGCGGACACCGCGCACGCGCAAGCTGCCCGCGAGCGGAAAGACCATGCCGATCAGGATCGTGGGGACCAGCATGATGAGAAATGCAATCCCGAATCGGGCGAGGCTGAGCGCGACCCAACGCGCCTCCAAAGCGAACATCCATTGTTGCGTCTGGATCACCAGCGCGTTCATGAGTGGGATGGTCGCGAGTGTCGACCCCGCGATGCCGGCCTGCACCCAACCAAAGGCGCGGCGTGGCTCCCTGATGCGAGCGATCACGCGTCGCATGATCGCGCTCCCCAGCGCGATCCCGACGAGGAAAGCCGCGAGCATGGTCACAAAAGCGTGTGTGGAGCTGCCCACAATCAGGATCAGCAGTCGAGTCCAGATCACTTCCAGCGCCAGCGTCACCACTCCCGACAGGGCCACGGCCACGAGCAGACCTGCATTCTCGCCATGACCTGACGACGCGCGCTCTTCGCTTGCGGGAACGTCCGGCTCGGCGCGTGCTGCGAGGGCGAGGGCTGCCGCGCCGACCAGGACGTTCGCGGCAGCCGCGAGCCACAAGGTCGGATGCACGCCGAGGGCGCGGATGAGCACGAAGCCCGCGACGAGGGTGCCCGCGACTGCGCCGCCGGTATTCAGCGCGTAGAGCAGACTCAGATCGCGTCCCACGTTTCTCAAGTCGGCGACGACGGCACGCGTCACCGCGGGCAAGGTGCCACCCATCAGGAACGTGGGAGGCAACACCACCAGCGACGCGAGCAGCACGCGGATCAGCAGCAGCATGGGCGACCCTGGGGAAAGGCGGATCGCGGCTGCATCGTGGAGCGGTTCGAGGAAGCGCAAGAGCAACGCACCGAGAAGGGCGGTTGCAGCGATGCCGAGCTCGAGGAAGCCGTAGAAACGCAGGGGATGGGTCTGGCGATCCACGCGGCTCCCCAGGAGCCATGCCCCGAGCGCCAATCCGCCGAGATACGCCGCCAGGACGGTGGCAACTGCGTAGGCGGTGACTCCGAAGACTTCCTTCAACAGCCGCGCCCAGACCACCTCGTAAATGAGTCCCGCAGCGCCAGAGACAAGGAACAATCCGTAGATCGCGCGGAGACGGCGAGTCCTCCCCATGCTGCAAGTCTACCGGAAGGAGCGGCGCGGGTGGACGAAAGACGAGGGCCGGACCCATTCGGGCCCGGCCCTCTTACTCTCTACAGAGGCGCTTCTCCCTTAGAACCTGTGCTCGACGCGGCCGTAGATGTACCGGCCCACGAAGTCGTAGTCCGGGTCCGCGTAGGAGAGGAACGCGTTGTACAGCCGCGGCGGACGCTGGTTGGCCAGGTTCCGCACGCCAAGCGCAAGCGTCGAGACACCGGCCGGCGACGTCAGCCGGTAGGACGCCAGCGCATCCCACGTCCAGTTGGCACTCACGTTGTGCTCGGGATATGGCATCTGCCGGCCGTTCTCGTCCACACCGGAGCGATCCTTGTTCTGGTAGCAGAACCCCGGACCCGTGTTGGAGCCATTGACCAATCCACCGTCGGGAGCGCACTCGGTGAGCGGCCCGATGAAGCGCGCGAGGAGACCCGCCGAGAACCCACCCAGGAAGTAGTTCACGCCCGTGTTGAACTTCACGCGTGGGTTGAAGTTCGTGGAACCCGACGCCGACACGACACCTTGGCCGTCGTAATTGCCGGCGCCCTTGATGTAGATGCCGCCCGGGCCCGTATAGTCATTCTTGATGAGATACGTGCCGTTGAACCGGAACAGGAACCGGCCGACGTCGGTGGGCAGCGAATACTGCGCGCCGAGGTCGATGCCGGTGGTCAACTGCTCTCCGATGTTCACGTTCGCGTCGATGACCTTGCTCACCTCCTTGGTGCTGTCCTCGCGCGTGACCAGGTTGCAGAAGGACAGATCCTGCGTGAAGCCGGCCGCCCCGTAGCACTTGTTGAGGATGAACTGCGTGCCGTAGTTGCCGATCAACTGCCGCATGGAGATCCGCCAGAAGTCAGTAGTCAGCGTGAAGCCCCTCACCATCTGAGGCTCAAAGACCAATCCGATCGTGCCGATCTTGGCCTTCTCCGGCTGCAACGTCGCCGTACCGCCGTTGGCCGAGTTGATCTGGGCGACGGTCACGCCATTGTTCGCCGTTCCAGCGCCGCCCGCGGCTCCAGGCGCCCCGTTGCAGCGCGTGGCCAGGCCCACATCGCCGTGGGTATTGGCACACGGGTCGTTCGACGACTCGAAGTTGCCGGCCGCCAATCCCTGGTACAACTCGAGGATGTTCGGAGCCCGGAAGGCCGTCGAGTACGTGGCACGCAACGTGACGTCCCGAATCGGACTATAGCGGGCGCCCAACTTGTACGTGTAGTCAGAGCCGAAGGTGTTGTAGTTGAAGCCACGCACGGCCCCCGTGACCTCGACGTTCTCCGCAAGCGGCGCGTGGTTGATCACCGGCACCACCAACTCCGCGAACCCTTCGTTGACGTGGAAGCCGCCCCTCGTGTCCGCGGGCCCCGGAGACCCCGTATCGCTGTCCCAGCCGGCGGCGAGGATTGGGTTGTACTGGAAATAGCCGAACTCCTTGCGGAACTCATATCCGAGCGCCAGAGCGGCCGGACGGTCTGCCGCGACGCTGAATAGCTCTCCGCTCAGGCTCGCTCCGACGGTGAAGAGCTGCCAGAGGGTACTATTCGTGCCGGCGTACGCTCCGAGTTGGTTGGCCATGTCGGGAGTGATGGTGCCCGGCGGCCCCAGCAGGTTGACGGGTATGCAGTCCGGGATCACGGCTCCGGTCGTATCGGTGCAGTGAGCGCCCGTCGCGTCGGTCATACCCGGCCCAAGTCCGGGAGCGGTCTTCTGCGTGTTGAGGAAACCGTAGTTGGTGCTCGTGGCATACGTGCGCCCGTAGTTGACGGACGTGTCCCAGAACCACCCGCTGAGCGGCCCGGCGACGCTGCCGACCGTGCCGTCGGTTCCAAGGACGACGCGGTAGGTAGACGCGTCGTAGGCGGTGCTACGGCCCGGAAGGTCGGTCAGACGGCGCTGAACGCTAGGGAGGTCGACTTTGAACGGGTTGAACGGGTTGTCCTTGTCGAGTTTGACACCGGCGTTCACCGTTGAGAACGGCTCGGGCGCGATCAGGTAGCTGGCTGTCCGCTGGACGTAGGTCGCCTGCAAGTACGTGCGCGCGAAATCCGCGAGCCGGTACTCGCCGTTGCCGAACAGCGAGATGCGCTCCGACGGCGTCACCAGGTAGTTGACCGACTGGTAGTTATAGAAGTCGAGGTTCGCGTCGCGAACGCGCCAGTCCTGCGCATACAGGGCGCCAGCCTTCGAGTGGGCGGGGTCGAAGATGAAGTTCTTCTTGCCTGCTCCGAACGTGCTCAGCAGCGACGCGCACAGCGGGCTGACGCCGCTGCAAGTCGACGGATCGAGGGCGTTGACACGCACCTTCGGCGTCGTCGGGCTTCCGCTCTTTCCCTCCTTGGCAGTTGGGAAGTCCCAGCTCAACGCATTTGCCGCCCAACCCCGGTTGCCGGCGAAGAATGACTTCTGGTCGTAGTATCCCGCGCCGAACATGAAGCTGCCCTTCTCGCTCTGGGCGCCCGCCAGCGCATTGATGTCGTACACCCGGGCATCGCCCCACGGCTGCGAGACGCCGCTGTACGCATTCAATTCGACGCCGTCCATGCGCTTTCGGGTGATGATGTTGACGACTCCAGCGATGGCATCCGAGCCGTAAACCGCCGAGCCGCCGTCCTTGAGGATTTCAACCCGCTCTACCGCCGCCGTCGGAATCGAGTTCAGGTCGACGACGGGCGCCGACCCGCTCCCGACGCCGCTGGCGACCATCCTCTTGCCATCGACCAGCACCAGCGTGCGCTGTGAGCCGAGATCGCGCAGGTTGATTTGCGTCGAGCCGTCGCCCCCGTTGTTGACGTTGGTGTTCAGCGCGCCACCCTGCTCCGGCAGCTGCTGCAGGAAGGAACCGATGGTCGGCTGGCTACTGGTCGCGATCTGCTCGCGGCTGATGACGGTGACGGGAGCGGGGGTGGTGAGATCCTTGCGCCGGACGCGGGAGCCGGTCACGACGATCTCTTCCTGCGCCGACTTCCTACCCGTATCGGGTCCAGGGGTAGCGTCAGGGGAAGTCGTGGCAGAAGGCGGAGCCGCGACAGGGGCCGCCTGATCCGGTGTGGCTTGATTTGGTGTGGTTTGGTCGGCCGGCGGCTGCTGTTGCGCCATCGCCGAACCTGCAAGGGAGATGGACGCCAGGAGGACCAGCCGAAGCACCGTGTACTTCCGTTGCATGTTCAGCTCCTGTTGTTGTGTGCCAAATTCTCCAGGGGGGGGTTGCGAAGCTGCTGGATTTGGTTCCTCGGTCACGCGTTTCAGCGCGGCGGACCGCAAGATCCGGACGATCGCGCTCTCTCCGTGCCTCGTGGGCCAACGCCGCGCGCAGACTGCACGATTGGCCCTCGATCGTCAAGCGGTGGGAATTCCGACCGCACTGCAAATAGCCTTCGCGGCGTCATCTCGCCCTTCCCGTACTTTGACGTGGGGCGCACATCGTCAGATCCGGAGGCGGCCTCCGCCGTTGACAATGGCAGAGCTGTTGTTTAAGTGTCCACGCCCTTCGCTGTCCCCTGGTTCGAATCGACAAGGTGCACATGTTCGACACGATCACCGCACCGCGGGCAAAGAGGCGCGCGGGTACCTCGATGGCCGTTTCGATTCTGTTGCACGGCGCCGTGGTCGCCGCCGCCTTCGGCTTGGCCTACGCAAGGGCGCACATGCCCAAAACGGCTGCAGTCGAGGTTCCGGTCGCCTTCCGGCCACCCCCTCCCCCGCCTCCTCCGCCGCCGCCGCCCCCCGCCAGCCGGAAACCGAAGACGCCGCGAACAGAGCGGATCAGGCCCAAGGTGCCTCCCACCACCGTCATCCAGCCGAGGGAAATCCCCAAGGTCGAGGAGAAGCCGCCCGAGATGCCGGAAGAGCCCGAGGAGGACGAAGGTGTCGAAGGGGGCGTCGAGGGAGGCGTCGTCGGCGGGGTGGTAGGTGGGGTCGTAGGCGGCCAGATCGGAGGCCAGATCGGAAGTGGCCCCGTCGAGTTCAATGACACGATGACGCCGCCGCAAAAGGTGTCCGGGCCCGATCCGCAGTACACGTCGCAGGCCCTGGAGCGCGAAGTCGAGGGAATGATGATCGTGAAGTGCGTGGTCAGCACGCAAGGAGTGGTGCGTGGCTGTCGGGTCCTCAAGAGCCTGCCGTTCATGGACCGCGCCGTCGTCGATGCCCTCGAGCATCGGAGGTATTCGCCGGCGTTGTTGCGGGGACAGCCCATCGAGGTCGACTACACCTTCAAGGTCAAGCTCACACTCCCGCGGTAGGTCGAATCCGCCGCGGGAGCATTTCGGGGGCAGGAGCTCGGATCGGTGCAGCAGGGCTCCCTGCCGTCCAGCACCGAGGAGCGCATGACACCACGAGTTCGAGTCCTCCTCGCCGCCGTGACGCCGGTCGCGGTGGCATCTCTGCTCGTAGCCGGGTGCGCCGGGGGAATGGCCGCGAATCGCAGGTCGCCCGGCGTGATCGAGAACGGCGCCTTCAAGCCGGGCCGCGCACCGGCGGCGAGCTATGGTCCGGATCCATCGCTGACCTGCCCCGAGCGCGGCGTCAACGAGCTGGTCGCCGATGCCATTGGCGCCGTCGCGAAGCCGGAAGGCCGACTCTGCGCGATCGCGGATACCCTGCTCGGCTGGGAAGGAACCGGATCCGACGTGCCACCGGACAGCGTGCTGGCCGTCATCTCCAGTGATTTCGGCCTGCCTCAGCCGGTCCGTCGGGTCGTCATCAAGGACGTCAACACGGCAGAGGGGGCGGAGGGGTCAAGGGGCCGCGTCGAAGGAGCGTCGGAAAAGGACGTGGCCGCCATGGTGGCAGAGCCCATCCGCAGCTTCGCTTCCACGGCGCAGGTTCCACGCTACGGATTCGTCATCCAGCGCATCAAGAAAGGGGTCAGCAAGATCGCGCTTGTGATGCAGGACCAGAGCCTGGAGATCCAGCCGATCCCCCGCAAGCTCAACGCCGGACAAACGGCGACGTTGTCCGGAAAGCTGCTCGGCAATCTCGTCAATCCGAAGGTGCAGTACACCGACGCGGTGGGCAAGCTCGAGCGCGCGGAGCCGACATCCGAGAAGTCGTTCACTGCCCAGCTCAAGTGCGGCGACCGACCGGGACGGATCATCGTGTCGGTGACCGCGGAGCACGAAGGGGCCAACGCCGCGCTTGCGAGCTTCCCTGTCGGCTGCGGGACGGACCTCCCGGTCGCGGCCGCCCTTCCCAAACCAGGCGGCAAGGAGGCGGCCACGTCCGACCCCGCCGCCGTTGAGAAACAGCTCGCAGACATGA
This genomic window contains:
- a CDS encoding tetratricopeptide repeat protein, producing MGRTRRLRAIYGLFLVSGAAGLIYEVVWARLLKEVFGVTAYAVATVLAAYLGGLALGAWLLGSRVDRQTHPLRFYGFLELGIAATALLGALLLRFLEPLHDAAAIRLSPGSPMLLLIRVLLASLVVLPPTFLMGGTLPAVTRAVVADLRNVGRDLSLLYALNTGGAVAGTLVAGFVLIRALGVHPTLWLAAAANVLVGAAALALAARAEPDVPASEERASSGHGENAGLLVAVALSGVVTLALEVIWTRLLILIVGSSTHAFVTMLAAFLVGIALGSAIMRRVIARIREPRRAFGWVQAGIAGSTLATIPLMNALVIQTQQWMFALEARWVALSLARFGIAFLIMLVPTILIGMVFPLAGSLRVRGVRSAGGDLGELYGALTLGNIAGAILAAFVLLPLAGMQRGIVLTSTASVLAAAWAFFPSRGKQLVGLRTAPALAAALLWAGLLVSWHPRPFVSIEEGPADPVRFYEEGLVSTVKVIQRAADARQLVMLVDGVRIGQSGAGIDNKQQVLAHLPFLLRPGRPPTRVLTIGLGTGIVTGEVTRHPGVEEIDSVELSSSVIEGAKQFAPYNGDVLHNPKVRVIEDDGINFLKRTPRRYDAIISDGKSRLGQAGNALFYARDYYQSARRHLLPAGLMIQWMPLEEVAEDLRTIVRTFMGVFPCAYLFVAHDSYFLVGMEEPLALEVAELQRELDAPAVADLRRYGWRDAEEISSLLVADNESANGWLAKEDTVNSLEHPVLEFYSPRALALPAATRRAENAAAVLATRETALRSVRLRGGDLRSFQNSGRALEYVLSALVLIGRDYPASSGDARALLEKAAAHAIPGGVIRSWVAASLVGLGADMEERGALEQAFALYRSAVDAWPESLNAHLELGRLWAMQGQFREAAGEFRKALDLNRDSGAAHRSLGKIFRDVGDLNQAIASYREALRIAPDDAETHVDLGQSLALAGRPDDALREFAEAMRLKPRWPIPMASAAMLLATHPDAASRNSSEAIKLARRAADLTSGKDSAVLEILAASYAAAGRFDEAVTAERKALDISAKADPKLAAEMEAALELYRRGLTRR
- a CDS encoding TonB-dependent receptor, yielding MQRKYTVLRLVLLASISLAGSAMAQQQPPADQTTPNQATPDQAAPVAAPPSATTSPDATPGPDTGRKSAQEEIVVTGSRVRRKDLTTPAPVTVISREQIATSSQPTIGSFLQQLPEQGGALNTNVNNGGDGSTQINLRDLGSQRTLVLVDGKRMVASGVGSGSAPVVDLNSIPTAAVERVEILKDGGSAVYGSDAIAGVVNIITRKRMDGVELNAYSGVSQPWGDARVYDINALAGAQSEKGSFMFGAGYYDQKSFFAGNRGWAANALSWDFPTAKEGKSGSPTTPKVRVNALDPSTCSGVSPLCASLLSTFGAGKKNFIFDPAHSKAGALYAQDWRVRDANLDFYNYQSVNYLVTPSERISLFGNGEYRLADFARTYLQATYVQRTASYLIAPEPFSTVNAGVKLDKDNPFNPFKVDLPSVQRRLTDLPGRSTAYDASTYRVVLGTDGTVGSVAGPLSGWFWDTSVNYGRTYATSTNYGFLNTQKTAPGLGPGMTDATGAHCTDTTGAVIPDCIPVNLLGPPGTITPDMANQLGAYAGTNSTLWQLFTVGASLSGELFSVAADRPAALALGYEFRKEFGYFQYNPILAAGWDSDTGSPGPADTRGGFHVNEGFAELVVPVINHAPLAENVEVTGAVRGFNYNTFGSDYTYKLGARYSPIRDVTLRATYSTAFRAPNILELYQGLAAGNFESSNDPCANTHGDVGLATRCNGAPGAAGGAGTANNGVTVAQINSANGGTATLQPEKAKIGTIGLVFEPQMVRGFTLTTDFWRISMRQLIGNYGTQFILNKCYGAAGFTQDLSFCNLVTREDSTKEVSKVIDANVNIGEQLTTGIDLGAQYSLPTDVGRFLFRFNGTYLIKNDYTGPGGIYIKGAGNYDGQGVVSASGSTNFNPRVKFNTGVNYFLGGFSAGLLARFIGPLTECAPDGGLVNGSNTGPGFCYQNKDRSGVDENGRQMPYPEHNVSANWTWDALASYRLTSPAGVSTLALGVRNLANQRPPRLYNAFLSYADPDYDFVGRYIYGRVEHRF
- a CDS encoding energy transducer TonB, which codes for MFDTITAPRAKRRAGTSMAVSILLHGAVVAAAFGLAYARAHMPKTAAVEVPVAFRPPPPPPPPPPPPPASRKPKTPRTERIRPKVPPTTVIQPREIPKVEEKPPEMPEEPEEDEGVEGGVEGGVVGGVVGGVVGGQIGGQIGSGPVEFNDTMTPPQKVSGPDPQYTSQALEREVEGMMIVKCVVSTQGVVRGCRVLKSLPFMDRAVVDALEHRRYSPALLRGQPIEVDYTFKVKLTLPR
- a CDS encoding CAP domain-containing protein is translated as MTPRVRVLLAAVTPVAVASLLVAGCAGGMAANRRSPGVIENGAFKPGRAPAASYGPDPSLTCPERGVNELVADAIGAVAKPEGRLCAIADTLLGWEGTGSDVPPDSVLAVISSDFGLPQPVRRVVIKDVNTAEGAEGSRGRVEGASEKDVAAMVAEPIRSFASTAQVPRYGFVIQRIKKGVSKIALVMQDQSLEIQPIPRKLNAGQTATLSGKLLGNLVNPKVQYTDAVGKLERAEPTSEKSFTAQLKCGDRPGRIIVSVTAEHEGANAALASFPVGCGTDLPVAAALPKPGGKEAATSDPAAVEKQLADMINAERASAGLQRLEVDTDLAKVARSISDDRAKGKGITSNELTRRLQEMDISAPTILVSEAQALSAEDAYTRLSNSPQDRANAMNSEMTHFGIGVAPGPPVDQRPTVVVSELFLKQVPPPNADEVKANLYKAISRRRTDARAGAVTKDPELEQIAQAYASQMAKDKGKVAKEKVAEIEAPLYKKFATVNELGGVKSDPLDFAEEPGIVGDAKLVGVGVGVGTSPQFGKNSTYVVILLGKRQSGKAPAAARQPVKKK